One window of Oryza brachyantha chromosome 12, ObraRS2, whole genome shotgun sequence genomic DNA carries:
- the LOC102718789 gene encoding protein LIKE COV 1-like has translation MAGKERERERDRELLLIPVAGDHAGAGAGAEEETSSLPVAGSPPPLARSRHHHRTGIEAFSRVIRSWAWKKFMTGCVILLPIAITFYTTWWFIRFVDGFFSPIYIHLGINVFGLGFATSITFIFVVGVFMSSWLGASLLGLGELLIKKMPLVRHIYSASKQISAAISPEQSSRAFKEAVIIRHPRIGEYALGFVTSTLTLCGGVAGDGGGRELACVYVPTNNLYLGDIFLMSRADVIVPDLSVREAIEIVLSGGMSVPQIISAVEGAVGLGGHDRTVKNP, from the exons ATGGCcgggaaggagagggagagggagagggaccGGGAGCTGCTGCTCATCCCGGTGGCAGGTgaccacgccggcgccggcgccggcgccgaggaggagacGTCGTCCCTGCCGGtggccggctcgccgccgccgttggcgcgcagccgccaccaccaccgtacCGGCATCGAG GCGTTTTCAAGGGTGATACGCAGCTGGGCATGGAAGAAGTTCATGACTGGATG TGTCATCCTGCTCCCCATTGCCATCACGTTCTACACCACCTGGTGGTTCATCCGCTTCGTCGACGGCTTCTTCTCCCCGATCTACATCCATCTCGGCATCAATGTCTTCG GGCTGGGGTTTGCGACGTCGATCACCTTCATCTTCGTCGTCGGCGTGTTCATGTCGTCGTGGCTGGGAGCATCTCTCCTCGGCCTCGGCGAGCTCCTCATCAAGAAGATGCCGCTGGTTCGACACATCTACTCTGCCTCCAAGCAGATCAGCGCTGCGATCTCACCAG AGCAGAGCTCGCGGGCGTTCAAGGAGGCGGTGATCATCCGGCACCCGAGGATAGGCGAGTACGCTCTGGGATTCGTCACGTCGACGCTGACGCtgtgcggcggcgtcgccggcgacggcggcggccgggagctGGCCTGCGTGTACGTGCCGACGAACAACCTCTACCTCGGCGACATCTTCCTCATGAGCCGAGCAGACGTCATCGTGCCGGACCTCTCCGTCCGTGAGGCCATCG AGATCGTCCTCTCCGGCGGGATGTCGGTGCCGCAGATCATCTCGGCGGTGGAGGGGGCCGTCGGGCTCGGCGGCCATGACCGGACAGTCAAGAATCCGTAG
- the LOC102719064 gene encoding L-galactose dehydrogenase: MELRDLGGTGLRVSPVGFGASPLGHVFGDVPRDVARAAVRRALDLGVNFFDTSPYYGGTVSESVLGDCLRAAAVPHDRVVVATKCGRYKEGFDFSAARVTRGVDESLARLGLDYVDILHCHDIEFTSLDQIVNETIPALQKIKESGKARFIGITGLPLSIYTYVLDRVPPGSVDVILSYCHYGINDTSLLDLLPYLKSKGVGVISASPLAMGLLTDNGPPEWHPAPKELKLACRAAADHCRKKGKNITKLAMQYSLMNKEISTVLVGMNSPEQVEENVASAIEVSTSGIDDELLHEVEAILEPVKNMTWPSGIQQP; encoded by the exons ATGGAACTCCGCGACCTAGGCGGCACGGGCCTCCGCGTCAGCCCCGTCGGCTTCGGCGCCTCCCCACTCGGCCACGTCTTCGGCGACGTCCCCCGCgacgtcgcccgcgccgccgtccgccgcgccctcgACCTCGGCGTCAACTTCTTCGACACCTCCCC GTACTACGGCGGCACGGTCTCGGAGTCCGTGCTCGGGGACtgcctccgcgccgcggccgtccCGCAcgaccgcgtcgtcgtcgccaccaaGTGCGGCCGCTACAAGGAAGGCTTCGACTTCAGCGCCGCCCGCGTCACCCGCGGCGTCGACGAGAGCCTCGCCCGCCTCGGCCTTGACTACGTCGACATCCTCCACTGCCACGACATCGAGTTCACCAGCCTCGACCAG ATTGTGAACGAGACGATTCCGGCGCTCCAGAAGATCAAGGAGAGCGGGAAGGCGCGGTTCATCGGGATTACAGGGCTCCCGTTGAGCATCTACACCTATGTGCTCGACAGAGTGCCGCCAGGATCTGTAGATGTGATTCTGTCCTACTGCCACTATGGGATCAATGATACATCGCTTCTGGATTTGCTTCCCTACCTGAAGAGCAAAGGAGTTGGCGTGATCAGTGCTTCACCGCTTGCAATGGGGCTTCTCACAGATAACGGGCCACCCGAATGGCACCCTGCACCAAAAGAACTAAAG TTGGCATGCAGGGCAGCAGCAGATCACTGTAGGAAGAAGGGGAAAAACATTACAAAGCTAGCTATGCAGTACAGCTTGATGAATAAAGAAATTTCAACAGTTCTTGTTGGAATGAACTCTCCAGAACAG GTAGAAGAGAACGTGGCTTCTGCAATTGAAGTGTCAACTTCAGGCAtagatgatgaacttttacATGAAGTTGAAGCAATTCTTGAGCCTGTCAAGAACATGACCTGGCCTAGTGGCATTCAGCAACCCTGA